Below is a genomic region from Streptococcus salivarius.
AGTCCCTACACGAAAAACGAAAATAATGAAGATTGTAAATAAAATCTTATTACGAACGTTTTTGACTTTCAATGCGTCTTTTAATAGTTTAAAGAACATAATGAGTTACCCCTCATTAGATGACTTCGATTGAACCACCTTTAGCAGTGATAGCTGCTTCAGCAGATTTTGAGAATTTAGCTGCTTTAACAGTCAATTTCTTAGTCAATTCACCGTTACCAAGAACTTTAACGCCTGATTTTTCAGCACGAACGATTCCAGCTTCTTTAAGAACTGCTGGAGTTACTTCTGTACCATCTTCAAAGACGTTCAATTGATCAAGGTTTACAAGTGCGTATTCTTTAGCGTTGATGTTAGTGAATCCACGTTTTGGAAGACGACGGAACAATGGAGTTTGTCCACCTTCAAATCCCGGACGTACGCCACCACCGCT
It encodes:
- the rplO gene encoding 50S ribosomal protein L15; the encoded protein is MKLHELKPAEGSRKVRNRVGRGTSSGNGKTSGRGQKGQKARSGGGVRPGFEGGQTPLFRRLPKRGFTNINAKEYALVNLDQLNVFEDGTEVTPAVLKEAGIVRAEKSGVKVLGNGELTKKLTVKAAKFSKSAEAAITAKGGSIEVI